From Saccopteryx leptura isolate mSacLep1 chromosome 3, mSacLep1_pri_phased_curated, whole genome shotgun sequence, one genomic window encodes:
- the LOC136397682 gene encoding thymosin beta-4: MSDKPDMAEIEKFDKSKLKKTETQEKNPLPSKETIEQEKQAGES, encoded by the coding sequence ATGTCTGACAAACCCGATATGGCTGAGATTGAGAAATTCGATAAGTCGAAATTGAAGAAGACCGAAACGCAAGAGAAAAACCCGCTGCCTTCGAAAGAAACAATCGAACAGGAGAAGCAAGCCGGCGAATCGTAA